A single window of Nicotiana sylvestris chromosome 3, ASM39365v2, whole genome shotgun sequence DNA harbors:
- the LOC138887854 gene encoding uncharacterized protein: protein MNHVPDAVGESDSLVLNLPGPFILDPSIPVPAAAEGATIPPADIPDPDAVPAFGPGVSDRDLRGAIHMLTQLVDAQAQRSHDAPTSSSGQGDSASSRVNRFLWLVPPEFTGTDPEADPQDFLDEMYNTLRVMKATETEGVELASYRLRGAAYSWFEMWEDSRGEERPPARWDEFVDAFMDHFLPAETMAARATEFEVLKQGSMSVWEYHMEFVRLSKYAPQLVSTMGDRLGDLFRVLVVNEAATTALHSYMNYGKIGTGRGFAQPSGSSGATSSARPPASAGRGAIRGGARGRSGPSRFYALSGRQSAEASPDVITSILSVQAIDCYALIDPGSSLSYVTPFIASSFGVEPEQLHESFSVSTLVGDSITAARVYRNCVVTVCGRATAADLIELGMVDFDVIMGMDWLYSCFAKLDCRTRVMRLEFPNELVIEWKGNGVLPKGRFISYLKASKMIRKGCIYHLVRVADTTSEVSVPESVPVVNEFLEVFPDEFPGIPLDREIDFGIDVLPDTQPISIPPYRMAPMELRELKEQLKDLLEKRFIRPSVSLWGAPVLFVRKKDGSLRMCFDYRQLNKVTIKNKYPLPRIDDLFEQLQGARFFSKIDLWSGYHQLKIREQDIPKTVFRTCYGHFEFLVMSFGLTNVPTTFMDLMNRVFKPFLDSFVIAFIDDILVYSRSQKDHDDYLRAVLQTLYQYQLYAKFSKCEFWLESVTFLGHVVSSEGIQVDPQKMQQ, encoded by the exons ATGAATCATGTACCTGATGCCGTGGGTGAGAGTGACTCCCTGGTCTTGAATCTTCCTGGCCCATTTATTCTAGATCCAAGTATTCCTGTTCCAGCTGCGGCAGAGGGTGCTACCATCCCTCCCGCTGATATTCCAGATCCTGATGCAGTTCCAGCTTTCGGTCCCGGGGTTTCTGATAGGGACCTTAGAGGAGCCATCCATATGTTGACCCAGTTAGTGGACGCTCAGGCCCAGAGATCCCATGATGCCCCTACATCCTCCAGTGGACAGGGAGATTCTGCCAGCTCCAGAGTCAACCGGTTTCTGTGGTTGGTCCCTCCAGAGTTCACAGGCACAGACCCAGAGGCCGATCCGCAGgatttccttgatgaaatgtataATACCCTTCGAGTGATGAAGGCTACAGAGACGGAGGGGGTTGAGTTGGCTTCATACAGGTTGAGGGGAGCAGCGTATTCATGGTTCGAGATGTGGGAGGATTCCCGTGGGGAGGAAAGACCTCCAGCTAGATGGGATGAGTTTGTAGATGCATTCATGGACCACTTCTTGCCTGCCGAGACAATGGCGGCCCGTGCCACTGagtttgaggtcctcaagcagggcagtatgagtgtttgggagtaccacatggagtttgtaAGATTGTCCAAGTATGCTCCCCAGTTAGTGTCGACCATGGGTGATCGACTCGGCGATTTGTTCAGGGTCTTAGTGGTGAACGAGGCTGCTACAACGGCCTTACACtcatatatgaattatgggaagatt GGCACGGGTAGGGGATTTGCTCAACCATCCGGTTCTTCAGGTGCTACATCATCCGCGCGCCCTCCAGCTTCAGCAGGGCGTGGTGCAATTAGGGGTGGAGCTCGTGGTAGAAGTGGACCTAGCCGATTTTATGCTTTGAGTGGTCGCCAGAGtgcagaggcttctccagatgttaTCACAAGTATCTTGTCTGTTCAGGCCATTGATTgttatgctcttattgatccGGGGTCCTCTTTGTCTTATGTCACCCCATTCATTGCTTCAAGTTTTGGGGTAGAACCCGAACAGCTTCATGAGTCGTTCTCTGTATCAACTCTAGTTGGTGATTCTATCACAGCCGCGCGAGTTTATAGGAATTGTGTTGTCACGGTATGTGGTCGTGCTACCGCGGCCGATCTTATTGAGCTTggaatggtggattttgatgtgattatgggaatggactggctttattcatgctttgctAAACTTGACTGCCGAACGAGAGTTATGAGGCTTGAGTTCCCTAATGAGCTGGTTATTGAGTGGAAGGGAAATGGTGTGCtgccaaaaggtaggtttatttcctaccttaaggcttCAAAGATGATTAGGAAGGGGTGTATCTACCATTTGGTTCGGGTGGCGGACACCACTTCAGAAGTGTCTGTCCCCGAGTCCGTGCCAGTCGTGAATGAGTTTCTTGAAGTGTTTCCGGACGAGTTTCCAGGGATCCCACtagatagggagattgatttcggGATTGATGTATTGCCAGATACACAGCcaatatctattccaccatacaggATGGCGCCAATGGAGTTaagggagttaaaggagcagctgaAGGATTTATTAGAAAAGAGGTTCATTCGGCCAAGTGTGTCGCTGTGGGGTGCTCCGGTTCTTTTTGTCaggaagaaggatgggtcgctcCGGATGTGTTTTGATTATCGACAgcttaacaaggtcaccatcaagaataaatatcctttgcctcggatAGATGATTTGTTCGAACAATTGCAAGGTGCAAGGttcttctccaaaattgatctatggtccgggtatcaccaattgaagatcagagaGCAGGATATTCCTAAGACCGTTTTCAGAACTTGCTATGGTCACTTTGAATTCTtggtcatgtcttttgggctaaccaacgtcccgacaactttcatggatcttatgaatcgggtcttcaagccatttctagactcctttgtgattgctttcattgatgacatccttgTTTATTCGCGGAGCCAGAAGGATCATGACGATTACCTCAGGGCAGTTCTGCAAACCCTTTATCAGTaccagttgtatgctaaattttcaaaatgtgaattttggttggagtCTGTTACCTTTCTGGGCCATGTTGTTTCCAGTGAAGGGATTCAGGTGGATCCCCAGAAGATGCAGCAGTAA